In Hemiscyllium ocellatum isolate sHemOce1 chromosome 20, sHemOce1.pat.X.cur, whole genome shotgun sequence, one genomic interval encodes:
- the rmi2 gene encoding recQ-mediated genome instability protein 2 — protein sequence MLASPPAAPAPAPGSGLASPPWKLLSGQLRQASASGPGRWVLRREASGRPPLELGLVWMQGTVQEVRPEDHISLRLLDPSGTFTVTGADRVPKGRPCIAAGKYVMVMGVIQSCSPEPVIRAVKLTDLSGNALHRSMWPLEVEDLQQNIP from the exons ATGTTAGCCTCACCCCCCGcggccccggccccggccccAGGCTCGGGCCTGGCCTCTCCGCCCTGGAAGCTGCTGTCCGGACAGTTACGGCAGGCCTCAGCCTCGGGCCCGGGCCGGTGGGTATTGAGGCGGGAGGCGAGCGGCCGGCCCCCGCTGGAGCTGGGCCTGGTGTGGATGCAGGGCACGGTGCAGGAGGTCAGGCCCGAGGATCACATCAGTCTCCGTCTGCTCGACCCGAGCGGCACCTTCACCGTCACCGGGGCGGACCGTGTCCCCAAGGGGAGGCCGTGCATCGCCGCAG GAAAGTATGTGATGGTGATGGGAGTGATCCAATCATGCAGTCCTGAGCCTGTAATACGGGCTGTGAAGTTGACTGACCTCTCTGGTAATGCTTTGCACAGGAGCATGTGGCCGCTTGAAGTGGAGGATCTTCAACAAAACATCCCATAG